Part of the Paludisphaera borealis genome, CAGGACGTCGCGGAGGATCGGGTACCGCTCCAGCAGCCGGTCCTTGACCTGGTGGCTGATCGTGTGGCCCTCGGCCACGGTCAGGTCGGCGGGGACCTGCACATGGATGTCGACGAGGTACTCCAGGCCCGTCTTGCGGACCCAGAGCTTGTCGACCTGGCGGACCCCCGGCGACCCGGCGGCGAACGCCCGGATCTCGTCCACGAACGGTTGATCGGCCTGGGCGTCCATCAGCTCCTGGCCGCTCGCGACCAGCAGCCGGGCCGCCGAGACGAGGATCACCGCCACGACCACCAGGGCCGAAACGCCGTCCATGAAAAGGAGCTTCGGCCCGCCGATCCGGACCAGCGACAGACCGATCAGCACGGCCAGGGCGCTGAAGGCGTCGGACCGATGGTCCCAGGCGTTGGCGGTCAAGGCGCTCGATCCGAGCCGTCGTGCCAGCCGGATCTTGTACTGATACAGGGCTTCCTTGATCACCACGTTGACACCGGCGATCGCCAGGGCCCACACCGGCGGCGGCTGGTGCAACGGCTCCAGCGGGAACGACCGGATCGTCTCCCAGCCAACCATCAACGCCGAGGCGATCACCAGCACCGCGACGTTCGACCCCGCGATCGCCTCGGCCCGGGTGTGGCCGTACGGGTGCTCGGCGTCGGCCGGCTTCTGAGCCACCCGGAACGCCAGCAGGATCGCCGACGACGTGAAGACGTCCCCCAGCGAGTTCACCGCGTCCGACACCAGCGCCAGCGACCCGCCGACGATCCCCCCCGCGAGCTTCGCCACGCCCAGCCCGAGGTTGACCGCCAGGCCCAGGGCGGTCGCCCGCACGGCCTCGCGATAAAGCTCCCGCTTCATCGGTTCCACCCCACGACCGCGCATGCCGCGTCACTTCCCCTGCCAAAGCACAAAAGCCCGAGCCGCCGGCCCCGACCGCCAACACCACCACGACCCTCAACATCTTAAGGAACCCGCGAAGCCACACAACCCAACATCCCCCCCCTCGGAGCGGGCCCTCCAATTGGGTCCGTTCGTCCCCAAAACCGGCCGGTCCTCGCCCCGAACCACCCCGCCGATCGCCCGCCAACCGGCCTCGATGGCCTCGAACGCGGCCGTGCGGGCGGCCCGGAATTTGGGTTCGTTCGCACCGGCGAAACGGCAGAATCCGCGTCGCAAGCTATTACCGCATCGACCTTTGCTTCGTCCCCCAAGATTGGCTTCGATCGCGCGGAACACTCCGATCCACCGCGTCGGCGTCTGGCCCCCCGACGGTTTCGGCCGGTGCATCCGCCTCGACGACGACCGGTCGGGGACATGGCTTTGTTCGCGCGTTTTTTCACACGCGACGCGTCGCGGCGTCCAACGTGCGGCTTGTCAAAGACCCGAGAAGACGCGAGCGTCTGCCAACTTCTAATGTACTACGGCTCGCCATCCTGGAAGGCTACCAAGCCGGATCTGCGGAATCTTCTTGATCTAACGGTTGCACACGGCAGCCTTGGTCGAGATTGCCGGTCGGCGCCCGATGTGGGATGATCCCGTCGCGAACCGAGTTGGATTCCGCGACGACTCCAGGGAGGACGCAGGGATGAAGCCGATCACCAACACCTTCGTCGTGATCGCGCCGGACTCTCCGGCCTCGGCCGGGACTGCGCCGACGACGAAGGAGGGGGCGAGTCCGACGATCGCCGTCATCCAACATGAGTTGTTGACGGCCGCCCCTTACACGCTGACGCTCGAAGATCTGATCTTCGCGACGCACGTCCGCCGCTCGGGCCTGTCGGCGAACGAGGCTAAGGCGCGGGCCGGCGAGATTCGCGACGCGTTGTTCGCCAAGCCTCACCCGTGCATGCGGGCCTCGCCGCTTCCCAAGAAGCACGGCTGGGGCGTCCACCACGACGCCGAAGGACGGATCGCGATCTACGGCGTCGAAACGGCCGCCTATCAGCGGTTCGCCGACGGATCGATCGAGGGAATCTCCGTCGTCGCGGCGATGCGGACCAAGAGGGTCGGTTGAAGTTGAATTCGATGCGGAACTCGACAATGACGATCATCCGACCCGAGCGGCCCGAGGATTTCGAGGCGATCGACACCGTCCATACCGCCGGTTTTCCGACGATCGCCGAGGCGCGACTGGTGAGGGTTCTGCGCGAGGCGGGGCGGCTCACGGCGTCGCTGGTCGCCGAGGTCGAGGGCCAGGTCGTCGGGCACGTCGCCTTCAGCCCGGTCTCGACCGCAACCGAGGCGATCGGCGCGGGCCTGGCACCGGTCGCGGTCCTGCCGAGCCACCAGCGCCCGGGAATCGCCGCCCAGCTCATCGAGGCGGGCCTGTCCGCGAGCCGGTCGGCCGGGGTCGGCTGGGCCGTCGTCCTGGGCGAGCCCGCGTATTACGCCCGCTTCGGCTTCCGCCCGGCCCGCGGTTTCGGTCTGTCCGACGCGTACGGCGGCGGCGACGCGTTCCAGGCCCTTGAGCTGATCCCAGGCTCGCTCCCCGAGGGTGCCGGCCTGGCGCGCTACGCCCCGGAATTCGCATCGCTGGAGGTCTGAGACGCGGTCGGGTCAGCGGTCGGGCGTCTTCGGAGCGTCGTGGACGAATACGTCGGTCTCGGGATGACGCGACTTCCACTCGCCCCAGGTTGTTCGGGTCAGCGGGAACGAGGCGTAGGGGAAGGGCGGGGCGGCCTTGTCGCGGACCGGGTCGGCGATCTCGGCCGTTTTCTGGTAGTAGACGACGTTGCCGACGCTCAGAAGCATCCCGCCGGCGTCGAGGCCCGCCAGGGCGACGTTGAGCGGGCTTGATTGCTCGACGCCGCCGTACGCGCGGGCGCAATCGGCGATGTCGCAGTAGGTGACCGTGACGGCCTTGCCGCCGAGTACGTCATTGAGGACGTGGCGCGTCTTGCCGCTCATGGAGCGCTCATGGTAAGCGCGAAACTTGCCCGCGGCCCCGATGCCGATAACCGGCTCGTCGTCGGCAAGGGTCGCCTCGGCGGTCGAGATCGTCGCAGGCGTCCCCAACCCCTCGAACTGGAAAATGTGCCGAACGGGCTCCTTCGGGCTGAACCGCTCGGTCTTGCGCGACCAGGCGTCGAGGCTCGACCGCTCGGCCCAGTAGATCGCGGGGACGACCAGGGCCGCGACCAGGGCGAGCCCGACGAGAGGCCCCCAAAGTCTTGCGAATCCCGGCGAGAGCTTGAAGGAGCGCATCGGGTCTCTCCGGGTTGGGTGAGGCGGAAACGGAAAAGTGCGGCCGGGTCAGCGACCCGACCGCACCGGTTTCAAGACGTCCGTGAGGACGGCCCGTCGACTCAGTAGCCGTCGGACGAGAGGACTTCGCCGTTCGCCTTGGTGCCGAGGGCCCACCAGGTCGGGTAGGCGATCGAGTCCTTGACGAACCGAACGCTGCCGTCGGCCAGGGCGACGTTGACGCCGCCGGGATGGCTGCTGGTGGCGTTCGTGTAGTGGTCGTGCATCGCGTTGACGCAGCAATCCATCCGGCAGGCGCCCCACTGGATCTGGCCGCCGCCGTTGGGGGGGATCACCGTGTTGAACATGGTGGAGCCGAGGATGCCCCAGCCCCAGTGATTGCCACGGCCGCCGGTCTTTCCGCCAGGGGCGATGAACCAGGCCGTGCACTGAGCGATGTCAGCCTGGATCTGCGTGAGCATTCCCGAGGCGTCCAGCCTGTTGCCGGCCTGCCCGCCGCCGCCGCCGGCGTTGCCGGTCGAATTGCCCCGCTTCGCGGAGAGGCCATCGTCGCCGACGAGCGCCTCGGCGAACGCGATCGTGTTCGACGTGCCGTCGGTGACGTCCGCGATGGTGTAGGACACGTGATACGTGAACAGCCCGGTGCTCTGTTCCCCGTAGATGATCGTGGTCGTCCCCATGCTTCCTTCGTAGCTGTTGATGTTCGACTTTCCGGCGTTGCCGTCGGAGGGGCAGAGCATGCTGTTGATCTTGGTGTTGTAGCCCGTCGAATTCATCTGCCCGCCCATTCCGCCTTGCTCGCAGGCCCAACTGAAGTTGATGGAATTGTAGACCGGCGCCTGCTCCATGTACGGAAGCATGAGCGCCTGGGCGCTCCAGGACGACCAACCGCCGCCGGCGGCGTCGTTATTGATGCTGATCGCGTCGCCGACCGCCTTGACGGGGGCCAGCGTCGCTCCCATCGGGAAGCTGCCGACGCCCTGATGGTAGTTGTGAAGCGCCAACCCGATCTGCTTCAGGTTGTTGACGCACTGGGCGCGACGGGCGGCCTCGCGGGCGGACTGGACGGCGGGGAGAAGCAGTGCGATCAGCACGGCGATGATGGCGATGACCACGAGCAGCTCGATGAGGGTGAAGCCCCGTCGACGCGAAGAGCCTTGCGTCATGAATCGACCTCGGAGAGAAGAAGAGGGAGGCGAAAATAAGCCGGATTAAACAGAGGGACCGCAGCGGCCGGCTGCGCCCGCCACGAGGTCCGTTCACGAGGGATCACTTCTTCGGCTTGGACTTGTTCAGGGGGTTCGTGGCGTAGAACTTCGTCATGTCGTCCTGCCGCTTCGCCGCGCCCGGGTCGACCTGCACTTCCGATCCCGTCGACTGATCCGGGCCGCCGCAGCCCACCATCGCGGCCGAGACGGCGAAGGTCATGAACCAGGCGGCCAGCCGCAAGGCCTGAACCCCGAATACACTTCGCTTCATCAACGCACTCTCCTTGCATCCGGCGGATGATCGCGTCCGGCGCGCGCGGGGGCGGACCGGACGATGCCGACATCGGATGACGATTCTAAATGACAGCTACGTGGAATGAGGAATTCCACGCGCACACGTGATAATCCCTGCTCGGGAGCAACCTCGCACGATCCGCTGAAAACAACTTGACTCTTTCATAGCGTCAAATCGCCGCCAAGGAAACCCGACTCTCCGAAGATATTAAGATTTTGAGGAAAAAATCTTCACCAAGCGTTTCGCGATGACGACGTCCAGGGATCTCCGCTCAATATTCGCCCCGCCCCCAAATCTGGCCGACCGCGACACAAAAAACCACGAACCGTTACCCAAAATGATATTACAACCACGACGACTCGATACCGAAGCATGGAGGTGATGCGTTGCGCAAAGATCTCAAACCATGCCGTCGCAACCCTTCTTCTCCCCCGGGGGAAGGGGGCCGGCACGGCCGGATGAGGGCGTGGCGTTGGAACCGAACCGATTTGTAGCCGGCCTCTGCGAGGCCGGTCCCACGCGGATGCGGATGCCGATGTGGAGTGCGGCGGCTCGCCGCCGCGCTTGGCACGCGGCCCGTGCGGGAGAAGCTCCCGCACTCCAAAATCGGAGGCCGATCCGGCTCCTCGGCCCGCGTCCCGGGATCACAGAAATATCGCGCCGGACGCG contains:
- a CDS encoding cation diffusion facilitator family transporter, whose translation is MKRELYREAVRATALGLAVNLGLGVAKLAGGIVGGSLALVSDAVNSLGDVFTSSAILLAFRVAQKPADAEHPYGHTRAEAIAGSNVAVLVIASALMVGWETIRSFPLEPLHQPPPVWALAIAGVNVVIKEALYQYKIRLARRLGSSALTANAWDHRSDAFSALAVLIGLSLVRIGGPKLLFMDGVSALVVVAVILVSAARLLVASGQELMDAQADQPFVDEIRAFAAGSPGVRQVDKLWVRKTGLEYLVDIHVQVPADLTVAEGHTISHQVKDRLLERYPILRDVLVHLEPFSAAHANSKAD
- a CDS encoding DUF6157 family protein, coding for MKPITNTFVVIAPDSPASAGTAPTTKEGASPTIAVIQHELLTAAPYTLTLEDLIFATHVRRSGLSANEAKARAGEIRDALFAKPHPCMRASPLPKKHGWGVHHDAEGRIAIYGVETAAYQRFADGSIEGISVVAAMRTKRVG
- a CDS encoding GNAT family N-acetyltransferase produces the protein MTIIRPERPEDFEAIDTVHTAGFPTIAEARLVRVLREAGRLTASLVAEVEGQVVGHVAFSPVSTATEAIGAGLAPVAVLPSHQRPGIAAQLIEAGLSASRSAGVGWAVVLGEPAYYARFGFRPARGFGLSDAYGGGDAFQALELIPGSLPEGAGLARYAPEFASLEV
- a CDS encoding DUF3179 domain-containing (seleno)protein, translating into MRSFKLSPGFARLWGPLVGLALVAALVVPAIYWAERSSLDAWSRKTERFSPKEPVRHIFQFEGLGTPATISTAEATLADDEPVIGIGAAGKFRAYHERSMSGKTRHVLNDVLGGKAVTVTYCDIADCARAYGGVEQSSPLNVALAGLDAGGMLLSVGNVVYYQKTAEIADPVRDKAAPPFPYASFPLTRTTWGEWKSRHPETDVFVHDAPKTPDR
- a CDS encoding DUF1559 domain-containing protein, with translation MTQGSSRRRGFTLIELLVVIAIIAVLIALLLPAVQSAREAARRAQCVNNLKQIGLALHNYHQGVGSFPMGATLAPVKAVGDAISINNDAAGGGWSSWSAQALMLPYMEQAPVYNSINFSWACEQGGMGGQMNSTGYNTKINSMLCPSDGNAGKSNINSYEGSMGTTTIIYGEQSTGLFTYHVSYTIADVTDGTSNTIAFAEALVGDDGLSAKRGNSTGNAGGGGGQAGNRLDASGMLTQIQADIAQCTAWFIAPGGKTGGRGNHWGWGILGSTMFNTVIPPNGGGQIQWGACRMDCCVNAMHDHYTNATSSHPGGVNVALADGSVRFVKDSIAYPTWWALGTKANGEVLSSDGY